A single genomic interval of Prosthecodimorpha staleyi harbors:
- the minE gene encoding cell division topological specificity factor MinE: MSLFNLFRKSNAAPVARERLQILLAHERASLGTRHNLVYELREEILAVIAKHVAIDRDKVQVRMERGQGLSTLEIEVEIPMPALTGTAA; the protein is encoded by the coding sequence ATGAGCCTGTTCAATCTGTTCCGCAAGTCGAACGCGGCGCCGGTCGCCCGGGAAAGGCTGCAAATCCTGCTGGCGCACGAGCGCGCCTCGCTCGGCACCCGGCACAATCTGGTCTACGAACTGCGCGAGGAGATCCTCGCCGTCATCGCCAAGCATGTCGCGATCGATCGCGACAAGGTCCAGGTCCGCATGGAGCGCGGCCAGGGCCTCTCGACACTGGAAATCGAGGTCGAGATCCCGATGCCGGCGCTGACCGGCACCGCGGCCTGA
- a CDS encoding MBL fold metallo-hydrolase: protein MPTNPYYAGPPSDHFDGTRFFSPGHPFNKSRKDLLKWQFGGGKVAWPKAYPGEPFDVPPARVAGSGLRVTSIGHASVLIQTAGLNILIDPVWSERASPVAWAGPKRVNPPGIRFEDLPPIDIVLVSHNHYDHMDIATLSRLRRRHGFRLITPLGNDRILTGADSELTAETHDWGARVPLGEGLAVHFLPSHHWSARGLGDRLMALWAAFMIETPAGAIYHIADTGYRDGALFREAGRMFPHIRLAILPIGAYEPRWFMRDQHINPEEAVRILRDCGADWALAHHWGTFRLTNEGIDEPPRALGEALAAAGIAPERFRVQKPGGVLDLSGDPA from the coding sequence ATGCCGACCAACCCCTACTATGCCGGACCGCCCTCCGATCATTTCGACGGCACGCGCTTCTTCAGTCCTGGCCATCCCTTCAACAAGTCGCGCAAGGACCTGCTGAAATGGCAGTTCGGCGGCGGCAAGGTGGCCTGGCCGAAGGCCTATCCGGGCGAGCCCTTCGACGTGCCGCCGGCGCGGGTCGCCGGCTCCGGCCTGCGCGTCACCTCGATCGGCCATGCCTCGGTGCTGATCCAGACGGCGGGGCTGAACATCCTGATCGATCCGGTCTGGTCGGAGCGGGCGAGCCCGGTCGCCTGGGCCGGGCCGAAGCGGGTCAATCCGCCCGGCATCCGCTTCGAGGATCTGCCGCCGATCGACATCGTGCTGGTCAGCCACAATCACTACGACCACATGGATATCGCCACCCTGTCGCGCCTGCGCCGCCGGCACGGCTTCCGGCTGATCACCCCGCTCGGCAACGACCGCATCCTGACCGGCGCCGATTCCGAACTGACGGCCGAGACCCATGACTGGGGCGCGCGCGTGCCGCTCGGCGAGGGTCTCGCGGTCCATTTCCTGCCGTCGCATCATTGGTCGGCGCGCGGGCTCGGCGACCGGCTGATGGCGCTCTGGGCCGCCTTCATGATCGAGACGCCGGCCGGCGCCATCTACCACATCGCCGATACCGGCTACCGCGACGGCGCGCTGTTCCGCGAGGCCGGGCGGATGTTCCCGCATATCCGCCTGGCCATCCTGCCGATCGGCGCCTACGAGCCGCGCTGGTTCATGCGCGACCAGCACATCAACCCGGAGGAGGCCGTGCGCATCCTGCGCGACTGCGGCGCCGACTGGGCGCTCGCCCATCATTGGGGCACCTTCCGCCTGACCAACGAAGGCATTGACGAACCGCCGCGCGCCCTCGGCGAAGCCCTGGCGGCCGCCGGCATCGCGCCGGAGCGCTTCCGCGTGCAGAAGCCGGGCGGGGTGCTGGACCTGAGCGGGGATCCGGCCTAA
- a CDS encoding enoyl-CoA hydratase-related protein, with protein sequence MVESVATADPRIRVEVDGAVGRLLVDHPARRNAVSLAMWQAIPGAIAGLEGRDDVRVILVSGAGDLAFVSGADISEFAEVRRDAVTGAAYERANAEAFAALREARKPTVAVIRGFCLGGGMGLAVACDLRIAADDAVFGIPAARLGVGYPPECMRDVVNAVGPMRAKELFFTARRLNAPEALAIGFLTRTVPAADLAAEADRLAAEIADNAPLTLRAAKAAIGLVSGDPAGGGPAASGPHRPVG encoded by the coding sequence ATGGTCGAAAGCGTGGCAACCGCCGATCCCCGCATCCGCGTCGAAGTGGACGGCGCCGTCGGCCGGCTCCTGGTCGATCATCCGGCCCGGCGCAATGCGGTCTCCCTGGCGATGTGGCAGGCCATCCCGGGTGCGATCGCCGGGCTGGAGGGACGCGACGATGTCCGCGTGATCCTGGTCTCGGGGGCGGGCGACCTCGCCTTCGTATCGGGCGCCGACATTTCCGAGTTCGCCGAGGTTCGGCGCGACGCCGTCACAGGGGCGGCCTACGAACGTGCCAATGCCGAGGCCTTCGCGGCCCTGCGCGAAGCGCGGAAGCCGACCGTGGCGGTGATCCGCGGCTTCTGCCTCGGCGGCGGCATGGGGCTGGCGGTGGCCTGCGATCTGCGGATTGCCGCCGACGATGCCGTCTTCGGCATCCCCGCCGCCCGGCTCGGCGTCGGCTATCCGCCGGAATGCATGCGCGACGTGGTCAATGCGGTCGGGCCGATGCGGGCGAAGGAACTGTTCTTCACCGCCCGCCGCCTCAACGCCCCGGAGGCGCTGGCCATCGGCTTCCTGACCCGGACGGTGCCGGCCGCAGACCTCGCCGCGGAGGCCGACCGGCTCGCCGCCGAGATCGCCGACAACGCACCGCTGACGCTGCGCGCCGCCAAGGCGGCGATCGGCCTGGTCTCGGGCGACCCGGCGGGGGGCGGTCCGGCCGCATCCGGTCCCCACAGACCCGTCGG
- a CDS encoding MFS transporter: MATGIRASFDRHGLPLLVALAAAQIVGWGSLGFPSVLAPDLAPALGMDLAAVFAGPSAMFAAMAFAAPGLAPAFRRFGAGLVMTAGAAVMALAMASLGFATGPVGYFLGWTALGCGGAASLTTAAHIALTQMRGGEAKAGIATLMVMTGLSGSLFWPLTGTLGAHAGWRATCFVLAGLIAGLCIPVYAWLARSTRPAADHQAALVAGQRPSPRVFLLMTAGIALNSCVSFGFAAIAIQLFATLGLPKAQAIALASAMGVVQVAARALDLAFGKRLNAAQLCRLATVAVVSAMIMLGLFGAGAAVLTAFVIVYGMASGLLAVTRSTLPLLYYDKAAFATATSRIALPLNIIIAAAPPAFAGLLVETGARGVLAASAVFAGLALVALSLLPAPPETAR; this comes from the coding sequence ATGGCGACCGGCATTCGGGCGAGTTTCGATCGGCACGGTCTGCCGCTGCTCGTCGCCCTGGCCGCGGCGCAGATCGTCGGCTGGGGCAGCCTGGGCTTTCCGTCCGTGCTCGCGCCCGATCTGGCGCCGGCTCTCGGCATGGATCTGGCCGCGGTGTTCGCCGGCCCCTCGGCCATGTTCGCCGCCATGGCCTTCGCGGCGCCGGGCCTGGCGCCGGCCTTCCGGCGCTTCGGCGCCGGCCTGGTGATGACCGCCGGCGCCGCCGTGATGGCGCTCGCCATGGCGAGCCTCGGTTTTGCGACCGGACCGGTCGGCTACTTTCTCGGCTGGACCGCACTCGGCTGCGGCGGCGCCGCATCGCTGACCACGGCCGCCCATATCGCGCTGACGCAGATGCGCGGCGGAGAGGCCAAGGCCGGCATCGCCACGCTGATGGTGATGACCGGCCTGTCCGGCAGCCTGTTCTGGCCGCTCACCGGCACTCTTGGCGCCCATGCCGGCTGGCGCGCCACCTGTTTCGTGCTGGCCGGCCTGATCGCCGGACTGTGCATCCCCGTCTATGCCTGGTTGGCCCGCTCGACCCGGCCGGCGGCCGACCATCAGGCGGCTCTCGTCGCCGGCCAGCGGCCCTCGCCGAGAGTGTTCCTGCTGATGACGGCCGGCATCGCGCTGAACAGCTGCGTCTCCTTCGGCTTCGCGGCCATCGCGATCCAGCTCTTCGCCACGCTCGGCCTGCCGAAGGCGCAGGCGATCGCACTCGCCTCCGCGATGGGCGTCGTCCAGGTCGCGGCCCGGGCGCTCGATCTCGCCTTCGGCAAAAGGCTGAATGCGGCGCAGCTCTGTCGGCTGGCCACCGTGGCGGTGGTGTCCGCCATGATCATGCTCGGACTGTTCGGCGCCGGGGCGGCGGTCCTGACCGCCTTCGTCATCGTCTACGGCATGGCGAGCGGCCTTCTGGCGGTCACGCGGTCGACCCTGCCGCTGCTCTATTACGACAAGGCCGCCTTCGCGACCGCGACCTCGCGGATCGCCCTGCCGCTCAACATCATCATCGCCGCGGCGCCCCCGGCCTTTGCGGGGTTGCTCGTCGAGACGGGTGCGCGCGGCGTGCTGGCGGCGAGCGCCGTCTTCGCCGGCCTCGCCCTGGTCGCGCTGTCGCTGTTGCCCGCGCCGCCCGAGACGGCGCGATAG
- a CDS encoding SDR family NAD(P)-dependent oxidoreductase — translation MTSQAPVAVITGAASGIGLATVRALLAAGWRVGGIDRDADAVARANLEFGAQGTAVFRAADITDEAAVDEAVAGFEADLGPLKGLVNSAGIGRDTSFFETTPAMFRQIYEVNVIGSFIVAKAVAAAMRRTGGGAIVNIASVSGLPGNIGRSAYGSSKGAVITLTRIMAVELGRYGIRVNAVAPGPIETPMVQAHHTPAVRQEWNDRVLLRRYGTAEEIAEANVFLLDEARSAYITGQILAVDGGFTTGGLLGLDRA, via the coding sequence ATGACGTCTCAAGCCCCTGTCGCCGTCATCACCGGCGCCGCATCCGGAATCGGTCTCGCCACCGTTCGCGCCTTGCTGGCGGCCGGCTGGAGGGTCGGCGGCATCGACCGGGACGCGGACGCGGTCGCGCGCGCCAATCTGGAATTCGGGGCGCAGGGCACCGCCGTCTTCCGGGCGGCCGACATCACCGACGAGGCAGCGGTCGACGAGGCGGTCGCCGGGTTCGAGGCCGATCTCGGGCCGCTCAAGGGCCTGGTCAACTCCGCGGGCATCGGCCGCGACACGTCCTTCTTCGAGACCACCCCGGCCATGTTCCGGCAGATCTACGAGGTCAACGTGATCGGCTCCTTCATCGTCGCCAAGGCGGTGGCGGCGGCGATGCGCCGGACCGGCGGTGGTGCGATCGTCAACATCGCCTCGGTCTCCGGCCTGCCCGGCAATATCGGCCGCTCCGCCTACGGTTCCTCGAAGGGGGCGGTGATCACGCTGACCCGGATCATGGCGGTGGAACTCGGCCGCTACGGCATCCGGGTCAACGCCGTCGCGCCGGGGCCGATCGAGACGCCGATGGTGCAGGCCCACCACACGCCTGCGGTGCGCCAGGAATGGAACGACCGCGTGCTCCTGCGCCGCTATGGCACCGCGGAAGAGATCGCCGAGGCCAATGTCTTCCTGCTCGACGAGGCGCGGTCGGCCTATATCACCGGTCAGATCCTGGCCGTCGACGGCGGCTTCACCACGGGTGGCCTGCTCGGCCTCGATCGCGCCTGA
- a CDS encoding FkbM family methyltransferase: MLKFFRRLFRRWTRASRTGARPPRGQARKPTAGTGRPGRGPKTVLAPETGPTAKTGLAPKTAQASKTMPATETTPAPKIAAAALPPAPDPDTFPAFLQPAFAAPAPRPAPMQGPEMPAPPEVTVDEIEALIAPLRSVPAGHRLVRFGPHGDGGYILPDDLDGVIGCLGLGVGRNIDFEFEIAERGIPVTLADGTVAGLPRIHPGFRFVARNVGRVDNDREVTIARLAADGFPKTGDLILKMDIEGGEFAAIEALPDDVLARFRIITLEVHWLTRILMQNRIGAYRRFFDRLTAGHAVVHLHPNNAGPVHALGAYEIPRLMEFTFLRRDRLGDGDFGPPPPDAPNIASRPPLALPACWRRTPD; encoded by the coding sequence ATGCTGAAATTCTTCAGGCGCCTGTTCCGACGCTGGACCCGCGCGTCCCGCACGGGCGCCCGCCCGCCCCGTGGACAGGCCCGCAAGCCGACGGCCGGCACCGGCCGGCCCGGCCGCGGCCCCAAGACGGTGCTGGCCCCGGAGACGGGGCCGACCGCGAAAACGGGGCTGGCCCCAAAGACGGCGCAGGCCTCGAAGACCATGCCGGCCACCGAGACGACGCCCGCCCCCAAGATCGCCGCTGCGGCCCTGCCCCCGGCGCCCGACCCCGACACTTTCCCGGCCTTCCTGCAGCCGGCCTTCGCCGCGCCCGCGCCGCGGCCCGCCCCGATGCAAGGGCCGGAGATGCCAGCCCCGCCGGAGGTCACCGTCGACGAGATCGAAGCCCTGATCGCGCCGCTCCGGTCCGTGCCGGCCGGCCATCGCCTGGTGCGATTCGGCCCGCACGGGGATGGCGGCTACATCCTGCCCGACGATCTCGACGGGGTCATCGGTTGCCTCGGCCTCGGCGTCGGCCGCAATATCGACTTCGAGTTCGAAATCGCCGAACGCGGCATCCCGGTCACGCTGGCGGACGGCACCGTCGCCGGCCTGCCGCGTATCCATCCCGGCTTCCGCTTCGTCGCCCGCAATGTCGGCCGGGTCGACAACGATCGAGAGGTGACGATCGCGCGCCTGGCGGCCGACGGCTTCCCCAAGACCGGGGATCTGATCCTGAAGATGGATATCGAGGGTGGCGAATTCGCCGCCATCGAGGCCCTGCCGGATGACGTCCTGGCGCGCTTCCGGATCATCACCCTCGAGGTGCACTGGCTGACGCGGATCCTGATGCAAAACCGCATCGGCGCCTATCGGCGCTTCTTCGACCGGCTGACGGCCGGGCATGCGGTGGTGCATCTGCACCCCAACAACGCCGGGCCGGTCCATGCTCTCGGCGCCTACGAGATCCCCCGCCTCATGGAGTTCACCTTCCTGCGGCGCGACCGGCTGGGGGACGGCGATTTCGGGCCGCCGCCACCGGACGCCCCGAACATCGCATCCCGGCCGCCGCTCGCCCTGCCCGCCTGCTGGCGGCGCACGCCGGACTGA
- a CDS encoding GNAT family N-acetyltransferase has product MTAPAAPLSLRTGFAADPAARAAVAALLNIVFDIDIAPLERLGGWEEGSVPFAWFEGETCVANVTAHPKPMMLQGKAATPWSIVSVATRPDRRGRGLFRDLMARALAHCDRETDLVILATATPDLYRPFGFRPIAEHAFAGSPPAPIPASGLGARRLDLADDADAARLVALFGDRAPVSDLCGLLADRPFFMLKALEEPQIALAWLEALRVVAAIETDGKGLRLLDIVGPAIPSLAAILAELGTALGGQGLDGPPSRIEVYFPPDRLAWRPAEIIPEDSGWMVRGPWPLDGVPAMLSPMTL; this is encoded by the coding sequence ATGACAGCCCCCGCCGCGCCTCTCTCGCTTCGCACCGGCTTCGCCGCCGATCCCGCCGCCCGTGCGGCCGTCGCCGCGCTGCTAAACATCGTCTTCGACATCGACATCGCGCCACTCGAACGGCTCGGCGGCTGGGAGGAAGGCTCGGTGCCCTTCGCGTGGTTCGAAGGCGAGACATGCGTTGCCAACGTCACCGCGCATCCGAAGCCCATGATGCTGCAGGGGAAAGCCGCCACGCCCTGGTCGATCGTCTCGGTCGCGACAAGGCCGGACCGGCGCGGCCGCGGCCTGTTTCGTGACTTGATGGCCCGCGCGCTCGCCCATTGCGACCGGGAGACCGACCTCGTCATCCTGGCGACCGCCACGCCTGATCTCTACCGCCCCTTCGGGTTCCGGCCGATCGCCGAGCATGCCTTCGCGGGCTCGCCGCCAGCGCCGATCCCCGCCTCGGGCCTTGGTGCGCGCCGGCTCGATCTCGCCGACGACGCCGATGCGGCGCGGCTGGTCGCCCTGTTCGGCGACCGCGCGCCGGTCTCGGACTTGTGCGGGCTCCTCGCCGATCGGCCCTTTTTCATGCTCAAGGCCCTGGAGGAGCCGCAGATCGCGCTCGCCTGGCTCGAAGCCCTGCGCGTGGTCGCGGCGATCGAGACGGACGGCAAGGGCCTGCGGCTCCTGGACATCGTCGGCCCGGCAATCCCGTCGCTTGCCGCCATCCTGGCCGAACTCGGCACCGCGTTGGGCGGTCAGGGGCTGGACGGTCCCCCGAGCCGGATCGAAGTCTACTTCCCGCCCGACCGCCTCGCCTGGCGGCCGGCCGAGATCATCCCCGAAGACAGCGGCTGGATGGTCCGCGGCCCCTGGCCCCTCGATGGCGTCCCGGCCATGCTCTCGCCGATGACGCTTTAG
- a CDS encoding alpha/beta fold hydrolase — protein sequence MTRPHPIAFTGSEGNRLIGDLYEAATADAPVALFLHGGGQTRHAWRGTERRVAEEGFTAIAYDHRGHGDSEWPASGRYGFPDCARDLIEVTHQIEARFGRRPIAIGASLGGISGMLAAGETEPCVLSALVLVDVAPRVNLDGVARILGFMGERVAEGFGSIEEAAAAVAAYLPHRKPPRSLEGLKKNLRLHPDGRWRWHWDPRFLTGPSHDPAFKARLEAAVVKAQIPMLLVRGARSELLQEEHAQAFRELVPTAAYADVTGAGHMVAGDRNDAFADAVIGFLRTLKTA from the coding sequence GTGACCCGCCCGCACCCGATCGCCTTCACCGGCTCCGAGGGCAACCGCCTGATCGGCGACCTCTACGAGGCCGCGACCGCGGATGCCCCGGTCGCGCTCTTTCTCCATGGCGGCGGGCAGACCCGGCACGCCTGGCGCGGCACCGAGCGGCGGGTCGCCGAAGAGGGCTTCACCGCGATCGCCTACGACCATCGCGGCCATGGCGACAGCGAATGGCCGGCCTCCGGCCGCTACGGCTTTCCCGATTGCGCGCGCGACCTGATCGAGGTCACCCACCAGATCGAGGCGCGTTTCGGACGTCGGCCGATCGCCATCGGCGCCTCGCTCGGCGGCATCTCGGGCATGCTGGCGGCCGGCGAGACCGAGCCTTGCGTGCTCAGCGCCCTGGTGCTGGTCGACGTGGCGCCGCGGGTCAATCTCGACGGAGTCGCCCGTATCCTCGGCTTCATGGGCGAGCGGGTCGCGGAGGGCTTCGGCTCGATCGAGGAGGCGGCCGCCGCGGTGGCCGCCTATCTCCCGCACCGCAAGCCGCCGCGCTCGCTCGAAGGCCTGAAGAAGAACCTGCGCCTGCACCCCGATGGCCGCTGGCGCTGGCACTGGGATCCGCGCTTCCTGACCGGCCCCTCGCACGATCCGGCCTTCAAGGCCCGGCTCGAGGCCGCCGTCGTCAAGGCTCAGATCCCGATGCTGCTGGTCCGCGGCGCCCGCTCCGAACTCCTGCAGGAGGAGCATGCCCAAGCCTTCCGCGAGCTCGTCCCCACCGCGGCCTACGCGGACGTGACCGGCGCCGGCCACATGGTCGCCGGCGACCGAAACGACGCCTTCGCGGATGCGGTGATCGGCTTCCTGCGCACGCTGAAGACAGCGTGA
- a CDS encoding alpha/beta fold hydrolase, with translation MDAFLSDGIPIAYLDEGPRDGDPILLIHGFASTAHVNWVYPGWVKLLAGNGRRVIAVDNRGHGESGKPTDPRAFHSRTMMAEDMVRLLDHLEIEAADVMGYSMGAWIAAYLAIDHPERVRSVVFGGLASAMTEGIGGQETIAEALETEDEASITSAKGRAYRAFAIQTRSDRRALAACMRGSRQPVPREALAQLKMPVLIAVGTKDDVAGSVEDLAALIPQAQVLNIPDRDHMLAVGDRTYKEGVLAFLGDRP, from the coding sequence ATGGATGCTTTTCTTTCCGACGGGATCCCGATCGCCTATCTGGACGAGGGTCCGCGCGACGGCGATCCGATCCTGCTGATCCACGGTTTCGCATCGACCGCGCATGTCAACTGGGTCTATCCGGGCTGGGTCAAGCTGCTCGCCGGCAACGGCCGCCGGGTGATCGCGGTCGACAACCGAGGCCACGGCGAGAGCGGCAAGCCGACCGATCCGCGCGCCTTCCACTCGCGCACCATGATGGCCGAGGACATGGTCCGTCTGCTCGATCATCTGGAGATCGAAGCCGCCGACGTGATGGGCTACTCGATGGGCGCCTGGATTGCCGCCTATCTGGCGATCGACCATCCAGAGCGGGTGCGCTCGGTGGTGTTCGGCGGCCTCGCCTCGGCGATGACCGAGGGCATCGGCGGCCAGGAGACCATCGCGGAGGCCCTGGAGACCGAGGACGAAGCCTCCATCACCAGCGCCAAGGGCCGCGCCTACCGCGCCTTCGCCATCCAGACCCGCTCCGACCGGCGCGCGCTCGCCGCCTGCATGCGCGGCTCACGCCAGCCGGTGCCGCGCGAAGCGCTGGCGCAGTTGAAGATGCCGGTGCTGATCGCGGTCGGCACGAAGGACGACGTGGCCGGCTCGGTCGAGGACCTCGCCGCCCTGATCCCGCAGGCGCAGGTGCTGAATATTCCGGACCGCGACCACATGCTGGCGGTCGGCGACCGGACCTACAAGGAGGGCGTACTCGCCTTCCTGGGCGACCGGCCGTGA
- the minC gene encoding septum site-determining protein MinC, which produces MAFVLEPVFPVEPWCQQLAEWLTRSPGFFAGKPVILDVSACCEHMRDVVLIVGKLEKLGIRVMGIDGAKPEWLGPGLPPAVTGGRSASAVEVPAAVTGEAPAPAPAETRQQSGNLFIETPVRSGQTIYAEGDVTIIGSVASGAEIVAGGSIHVYGALRGRAVAGATGNSKARIFARRFEAELVAIDGLYRTAEDMPAGLRGKAVQAWLQDDKIETAVLA; this is translated from the coding sequence ATGGCCTTCGTGCTCGAGCCTGTCTTCCCGGTCGAGCCGTGGTGCCAGCAGCTGGCCGAATGGCTGACGCGCTCGCCGGGCTTCTTCGCCGGCAAGCCCGTCATCCTCGATGTCTCCGCTTGCTGTGAGCATATGCGCGATGTCGTTCTGATCGTCGGCAAGCTTGAGAAGCTCGGCATCCGCGTCATGGGCATCGACGGCGCCAAGCCGGAATGGCTCGGGCCGGGCCTGCCGCCGGCGGTGACCGGCGGTCGCAGCGCCAGCGCGGTCGAGGTGCCGGCCGCGGTCACCGGCGAGGCGCCCGCGCCGGCCCCGGCGGAGACCCGCCAGCAGAGCGGCAATCTGTTCATCGAGACGCCCGTCCGCTCCGGCCAGACCATCTATGCCGAGGGCGACGTGACCATCATCGGTTCGGTCGCCTCCGGCGCCGAGATCGTCGCCGGCGGTTCGATCCACGTCTACGGCGCGCTGCGCGGCCGGGCGGTAGCCGGGGCGACCGGAAATTCCAAGGCGCGCATCTTCGCGCGCCGATTCGAGGCCGAACTGGTCGCCATCGACGGTCTTTACCGGACCGCCGAAGACATGCCGGCGGGCCTCAGGGGCAAGGCTGTCCAGGCCTGGCTCCAGGACGACAAGATCGAGACTGCCGTTCTGGCGTGA
- a CDS encoding NAD(P)/FAD-dependent oxidoreductase: METVDSLVVGAGVVGLAIARALATAGHETIVIEAADAIGTQTSSRNSEVIHAGIYYPAGSLMAPLCVEGRKALYAYCAARGVPHRRSGKLIVAVTAEEAALLAAIRARAAANGAYDLEFVDGPAARAIEPALETTVAALVSPSTGIVDSHAYMAALRDDAEAAGAVFAFLSPFEGARVVADGFEVAVGGAEPMRLKARRLVVAAGLQASDLARRIEGLPARHVPETRYAKGNYFTLTGRAPFSRLIYPVPVPGGLGTHLTLDMAGQARFGPDVEWVEALDYRVDPSRAPAFAAAIRRYWPALPEDALAPGYAGIRPKLSRPGEPARDFLIAGPADHGIAGLSLLFGIESPGLTASLAVAAMVAGQLG; the protein is encoded by the coding sequence ATGGAGACGGTCGACAGCCTCGTGGTCGGCGCCGGCGTGGTCGGCCTGGCCATCGCCCGCGCGCTGGCCACGGCCGGCCACGAGACCATCGTGATCGAGGCCGCCGACGCCATCGGGACGCAGACCTCCTCGCGCAACAGCGAGGTGATCCATGCCGGCATCTACTATCCGGCCGGCAGCCTGATGGCCCCGCTCTGCGTCGAAGGCCGCAAGGCGCTCTATGCCTATTGCGCCGCGCGCGGCGTGCCGCATCGCCGGTCGGGCAAGCTGATCGTCGCGGTGACGGCCGAGGAGGCAGCCCTCCTGGCGGCCATCCGGGCGCGCGCGGCCGCCAACGGCGCGTACGATCTGGAATTCGTCGACGGGCCGGCCGCCCGGGCGATTGAGCCGGCACTGGAGACCACCGTCGCGGCGTTGGTCTCGCCCTCGACCGGCATCGTCGACAGCCACGCCTATATGGCGGCTTTGCGCGACGACGCCGAGGCGGCGGGCGCCGTGTTTGCGTTCCTGTCGCCCTTCGAGGGCGCGCGGGTGGTCGCGGACGGCTTCGAGGTCGCGGTCGGCGGGGCGGAGCCGATGCGTCTCAAGGCGCGCCGCCTGGTTGTCGCCGCCGGCCTGCAGGCCTCCGATCTCGCCCGCCGCATCGAGGGGCTGCCGGCCCGCCATGTGCCCGAGACGCGCTATGCCAAGGGCAACTACTTCACCCTGACGGGCCGCGCGCCCTTCTCGCGGCTGATCTATCCGGTGCCGGTGCCGGGCGGGCTCGGCACGCATCTGACCCTCGACATGGCCGGCCAGGCCCGCTTCGGCCCGGATGTCGAATGGGTCGAGGCGCTCGACTACCGGGTCGATCCGTCCCGCGCCCCGGCCTTCGCGGCCGCGATCCGGCGCTATTGGCCGGCGCTGCCCGAGGACGCGCTCGCGCCCGGCTATGCCGGCATCCGGCCCAAATTGTCGCGCCCGGGCGAACCGGCCCGCGATTTCCTGATCGCCGGCCCGGCCGACCACGGCATCGCCGGCCTGTCCCTCCTGTTCGGCATCGAAAGCCCCGGCCTCACCGCGTCGCTGGCCGTCGCCGCGATGGTGGCCGGGCAGTTGGGTTGA
- the minD gene encoding septum site-determining protein MinD: MGTVLVVTSGKGGVGKTTSTAALGAALARTGQNVIVVDFDVGLRNLDLVMGAERRVVYDLVNVVRGDAKLPQAIIRDKRIESLYLLPASQTRDKDALTEEGVEVVIRALRQSFDWVICDSPAGIERGATLAMRHADIAVVVTNPEVSSVRDSDRIIGLLDSKTVKAEAGEHIEKHLLLTRYDPVRAERGEMLKVDDVLDILAIPLIGIVPESEEVLRASNLGAPVTIANPLSAAARAYADAARRLCGEAVPMTIPSDRKGLFGKLFGRKAA; the protein is encoded by the coding sequence ATGGGTACGGTTCTGGTTGTCACGTCGGGCAAGGGAGGCGTCGGCAAGACGACGTCCACGGCGGCACTGGGTGCGGCGCTCGCCCGGACGGGGCAGAACGTCATCGTGGTCGACTTCGACGTCGGCCTGCGCAATCTCGACCTCGTCATGGGGGCCGAGCGCCGGGTCGTCTACGATCTGGTCAACGTCGTCCGGGGTGACGCCAAGCTGCCGCAGGCGATCATCCGCGACAAGCGGATCGAGTCGCTCTACCTGCTGCCGGCCTCGCAGACGCGCGACAAGGATGCGCTGACCGAGGAAGGCGTCGAGGTGGTGATCCGGGCGCTGCGCCAGAGCTTCGACTGGGTCATCTGCGACAGCCCGGCCGGCATCGAACGCGGCGCGACGCTGGCCATGCGTCATGCCGATATCGCCGTGGTGGTGACCAACCCGGAGGTCTCCTCCGTCCGCGACTCCGACCGCATCATCGGCCTGCTCGATTCCAAGACCGTCAAGGCCGAGGCCGGCGAGCATATCGAGAAGCACCTGCTTCTGACCCGCTACGACCCGGTCCGGGCCGAGCGCGGCGAGATGCTGAAGGTCGACGACGTGCTCGACATTCTGGCCATCCCGCTGATCGGCATCGTTCCGGAAAGCGAGGAGGTGCTGCGCGCCTCCAACCTCGGCGCCCCGGTGACCATCGCCAACCCGCTCTCCGCCGCCGCCCGTGCCTATGCGGATGCGGCCCGCAGGCTGTGCGGCGAAGCCGTTCCGATGACCATCCCGTCGGATCGCAAGGGACTGTTCGGCAAGCTGTTCGGGAGGAAGGCGGCATGA
- a CDS encoding DUF3297 family protein codes for MTEETPAEKPPLPDHLSTDPRSPHFNGDVLRHPVGIRFNGVEKTNVEEYCVSEGWIRVPAGPAKDRYGNPMTLKLKGTVEPYYREA; via the coding sequence ATGACCGAAGAGACCCCGGCCGAGAAGCCGCCGCTGCCCGACCATCTCTCCACCGATCCGCGCAGCCCGCATTTCAACGGCGATGTTCTGCGCCATCCGGTCGGCATCCGCTTCAACGGCGTCGAGAAGACCAATGTCGAGGAATACTGCGTCAGCGAGGGCTGGATCCGCGTGCCGGCCGGGCCGGCGAAGGATCGCTACGGCAATCCGATGACCCTGAAGCTGAAGGGCACCGTCGAGCCCTATTATCGGGAAGCCTGA